From the genome of Actinacidiphila yeochonensis CN732, one region includes:
- a CDS encoding endo-1,4-beta-xylanase, with protein sequence MIKMTRAATLGAAAAALIVSAFAIPSATAGTPGAKHAGAALPGAGSHGQPRVSTAAADSLGALGLKAGVRVGTAVNSDALAAESDYSGVVGSQFTSVTPENVMKWDTVEPRQGTYDYQQADQLVAYAQAHGQLVRGHNLVWYNQLPSWLTSGNFTSDQLRTILRQHITSEVSHFKGKIWQWDVVNEAFNDDGTLRDDIWLEKLGPDYIKDAFVWAHEADPKAKLYINDYNIEGVNAKSTALYDLVGSLRKQGVPIQGVGIQGHLDVQYPAPHDIADNMGRFDRLGVETAITEADVRIPLPADSTKVEAQNEAYQTLLEGCLLTSHCTDFTVWGFTDKYSWVPSTFSGEGQSNIYDENYQPKTAYTVLQQDLKLAAGRR encoded by the coding sequence GTGATCAAGATGACTCGCGCCGCCACGCTGGGCGCGGCGGCCGCCGCTCTGATCGTCTCCGCGTTCGCCATCCCGTCGGCGACGGCCGGCACCCCCGGGGCGAAGCACGCGGGGGCGGCTCTCCCCGGAGCCGGTTCCCACGGGCAGCCCCGTGTGAGCACCGCCGCCGCGGACAGCCTGGGCGCGCTGGGCCTGAAGGCCGGGGTCCGCGTCGGCACCGCCGTCAACTCCGACGCCCTGGCCGCCGAGTCCGACTACAGCGGCGTCGTGGGCTCCCAGTTCACCTCCGTGACGCCCGAGAACGTCATGAAGTGGGACACCGTCGAGCCGCGGCAGGGCACGTACGACTACCAGCAGGCCGACCAGCTGGTGGCGTACGCCCAGGCCCACGGTCAGCTGGTGCGCGGCCACAACCTCGTCTGGTACAACCAGCTGCCGTCCTGGCTGACCAGCGGGAACTTCACCTCCGACCAGCTGCGGACGATCCTGCGCCAGCACATCACCAGCGAGGTCTCGCACTTCAAGGGCAAGATCTGGCAGTGGGACGTCGTCAACGAGGCGTTCAACGACGACGGCACGCTGCGCGACGACATCTGGCTGGAGAAGCTCGGCCCGGACTACATCAAGGACGCCTTCGTCTGGGCCCACGAGGCCGACCCGAAGGCCAAGCTCTACATCAACGACTACAACATCGAGGGTGTCAACGCGAAGAGCACCGCCCTCTACGACCTGGTCGGCTCGCTGCGCAAGCAGGGCGTGCCGATCCAGGGCGTCGGCATCCAGGGCCACTTGGACGTCCAGTACCCGGCCCCGCACGACATCGCGGACAACATGGGCCGCTTCGACAGGCTCGGCGTGGAGACCGCGATCACCGAGGCCGACGTACGCATCCCGCTGCCCGCCGACAGCACCAAGGTCGAGGCGCAGAACGAGGCGTACCAGACGCTGCTGGAGGGCTGCCTGCTCACCAGCCACTGCACCGACTTCACTGTGTGGGGCTTCACCGACAAGTACTCGTGGGTACCGAGCACCTTCTCCGGTGAGGGCCAGTCGAACATCTACGACGAGAACTACCAGCCGAAGACCGCCTACACGGTCCTCCAGCAGGACCTGAAGCTGGCCGCCGGCCGCCGCTGA
- a CDS encoding SAM-dependent methyltransferase: protein MDAAAWPDVARLPRGSRARTAVARALVGRALARLPLRVQYPDGSVTGGRGPVLVLRDPAAFHRRIGADGLIGFGESYMAGEWGADDLTAVLTAMAEQVAELVPGAVQRLRGLWEHRRPSAERNTPGGARSNIRRHYDLSNDLFAAFLDPTMTYSAALFEELPGSRDGLAAAQRRKIDRLLDLAGVGGGTRLLEIGTGWGELAVRAAARGARVRTVTLSAEQRALAEARVAAAGLTDRVAVEQRDYREVDGRYDAVVSVEMIEAVGVEFWPDYFAALARLTEPGGRVALQAITMPHARLLATKDARSWIGKYVFPGGVIPSVEAIERTARAHGLRIADDTAYGPHYAETLRLWRERFTAAAPEVAALGFDAVFRRMWEFYLAYCEAGFRAGYLDVHQTLLLPVEPRAPRTVLR from the coding sequence GTGGACGCCGCCGCCTGGCCCGACGTGGCCCGCCTGCCGCGCGGCTCCCGTGCCCGTACGGCCGTGGCCCGGGCGCTGGTGGGCCGCGCGCTGGCCCGGCTGCCGCTGCGCGTCCAGTACCCGGACGGCTCGGTCACCGGCGGGCGCGGGCCGGTGCTGGTGCTGCGCGACCCGGCCGCCTTCCACCGGCGGATCGGCGCCGACGGCCTCATCGGGTTCGGCGAGTCGTACATGGCGGGGGAGTGGGGCGCGGACGACCTCACCGCCGTCCTGACCGCCATGGCCGAGCAGGTCGCCGAGCTGGTGCCCGGCGCCGTCCAGCGGCTGCGCGGCCTGTGGGAGCACCGCCGCCCGAGCGCCGAACGGAACACCCCCGGCGGCGCCCGCTCCAACATCCGCCGCCACTACGACCTGTCCAACGACCTCTTCGCCGCCTTCCTCGACCCCACGATGACCTATTCCGCCGCTCTCTTCGAGGAACTGCCCGGCAGCCGTGACGGGCTGGCCGCGGCACAGCGCCGCAAGATCGACAGGTTGCTCGACCTCGCCGGGGTGGGCGGGGGGACCCGGCTGCTGGAGATCGGCACCGGATGGGGCGAACTGGCGGTGCGTGCCGCCGCCCGCGGTGCCCGGGTGCGGACCGTCACCCTCTCCGCCGAGCAGCGCGCGCTGGCCGAGGCCCGGGTGGCGGCCGCCGGCCTGACCGACCGGGTCGCCGTGGAGCAGCGGGACTACCGGGAGGTGGACGGCCGGTACGACGCGGTGGTGAGCGTGGAGATGATCGAGGCCGTCGGCGTGGAGTTCTGGCCGGACTACTTCGCCGCGCTGGCCCGGCTCACCGAGCCCGGCGGACGCGTCGCCCTCCAGGCCATCACGATGCCGCACGCCCGGCTGCTCGCCACCAAGGACGCCCGCAGCTGGATCGGGAAGTACGTCTTCCCCGGCGGTGTCATCCCCTCCGTGGAGGCGATCGAGCGGACGGCCCGCGCCCACGGTCTGCGGATCGCCGACGACACCGCCTACGGCCCGCACTACGCCGAGACGCTGCGGCTGTGGCGGGAACGGTTCACCGCCGCGGCCCCGGAGGTCGCCGCGCTCGGCTTCGACGCCGTCTTCCGCCGCATGTGGGAGTTCTACCTGGCCTACTGCGAGGCCGGGTTCCGAGCCGGCTACCTGGACGTCCACCAGACGCTGCTGCTGCCCGTCGAACCGCGCGCACCCCGGACGGTCCTTCGGTGA
- a CDS encoding DUF1295 domain-containing protein, producing MNGYPWADLARNLGWAAAASLAVMGATFAVGTAKGVHRVVDTAWGLAFGAVAGATLAASAGHGDAGRRLLVTLATAVWGLRLAVHIARRGRGHGEDPRYARMLARARGNPHLYALRKIYLTQGALVWLVSLPVQAAAYAPGPLGAADAVGGALWAAGLAFEAVGDHQLAAFRADPDNRGRLMDRGLWSWTRHPNYFGDFLVWWGLYAVACASWQSAAVGALSPLLMGYLLVFGSGKRLLEAHMADRPGYAAYRARVSGFFPRPPRRA from the coding sequence GTGAACGGCTACCCCTGGGCCGACCTCGCCCGCAACCTCGGCTGGGCGGCAGCGGCCTCGCTGGCCGTGATGGGGGCGACGTTCGCCGTCGGCACGGCCAAGGGTGTCCACCGGGTCGTCGACACCGCCTGGGGGCTCGCCTTCGGTGCCGTCGCCGGCGCCACCCTCGCCGCGTCGGCCGGCCACGGCGACGCCGGGCGGCGCCTGCTGGTGACCCTGGCCACCGCCGTGTGGGGGCTGCGGCTCGCGGTCCACATCGCCCGCCGCGGCCGCGGCCACGGCGAGGACCCCCGGTACGCGAGGATGCTCGCGCGGGCCCGGGGCAACCCCCACCTGTACGCGTTGCGGAAGATCTACCTCACCCAGGGCGCCCTGGTCTGGCTGGTCTCGCTGCCGGTGCAGGCCGCCGCCTACGCGCCCGGACCGCTCGGCGCGGCGGACGCGGTCGGCGGCGCCCTGTGGGCGGCCGGACTGGCCTTCGAAGCCGTGGGCGACCACCAGCTCGCCGCGTTCAGGGCCGACCCGGACAACCGGGGCAGGCTGATGGACCGCGGCCTGTGGTCCTGGACGCGGCACCCGAACTACTTCGGCGACTTCCTCGTCTGGTGGGGCCTGTACGCGGTGGCCTGCGCCTCCTGGCAGTCGGCCGCGGTCGGGGCGCTCTCGCCGCTGCTGATGGGGTATCTGCTCGTCTTCGGCAGCGGCAAGCGGCTGTTGGAGGCCCACATGGCCGACCGTCCCGGGTACGCCGCCTACCGCGCGCGGGTCAGCGGCTTCTTCCCCCGGCCGCCGCGCCGCGCCTGA